Proteins encoded in a region of the Anopheles aquasalis chromosome 2, idAnoAquaMG_Q_19, whole genome shotgun sequence genome:
- the LOC126579931 gene encoding glia maturation factor beta, translating into MTEAQICDISREAKDEISKFRFRRNATNTALILKIDREKQVVTVDELLEDVAIEELQEQLPSHQPRYIIYSYKMEHDDGRTSYPMCFIFYTPRDSQMELCMLYAKTRMALQREADLTRYYEIRELDDMTEDWLREKLR; encoded by the exons ATG ACCGAGGCCCAGATCTGTGATATCAGCCGGGAGGCAAAGGACGAAATCAGCAAGTTTCGATTCCGGCgcaacgccaccaacaccgcacTGATTC TGAAAATCGATCGCGAAAAGCAGGTGGTCACGGtggacgagctgctggaggatgTGGCGATCGAGGAGCTGCAGGAACAGCTTCCATCGCACCAGCCCCGCTACATCATTTACAGCTACAAGATGGAGCACGACGATGGCCGGACCTCGTACCCGATGTGTTTCATCTTCTACACGCCGCGCGACAGCCAGATGGAGCTGTGCATGCTGTACGCCAAGACGCGTATGGCACTGCAGCGCGAGGCCGATCTGACGCGCTACTACGAAATCCGTGAGCTGGACGACATGACCGAAGATTGGCTGCGGGAGAAACTGCGATAG
- the LOC126576757 gene encoding probable ATP-dependent DNA helicase HFM1: MEHTVHRSNSAGFSVTDLPPTVRAAFANLRSFNKIQQTVAPTILQTDDSLVVNAPTGSGKTVILELAIAKLAMQSGGQRATFRIIYLAPTRSLCAEKYTDWKGRLAPLGIECIQYDGDNVVEDIRKLSNYQLILSTPEKWEVFTRHWADRNAATVLRPIKLFLIDEVQVIEDSERGANLELVVARMKYIDARLHGQTDGTGPTLGEPASSVTSIRFIAVSACIPNVDDFARWLQNDRKVVPFSFAETDRQTTLERHVLGYPFHSSPFKFELNLNYKLVDIIAQYSCSKPTLIFCSSRKSAETTASYLARTPGQSLTLPSAAVLREIGSGLVGKQLQELIGKGVAYHHAGLLASDRIRIESSFREGHIGVLCCTSTLCMGVNLPAYLVIIKATFNHMGKDYANNYLLQMMGRAGRSQYNEHGVAVVMTTEANVERYRKLVSDTLPIESQLHQKLPELLNSEIAHGIIYDRAAVREWIRSTFFYVRAQTNPGHYQLSAGPVYDMNDQIERLCETTLESLQTSGLIVANRSAILQPAPSGRLMARNHLSFKTMQLLLAEMVGDETVAKMLSLIARADEFSAFKCRNNEKRLLNALNTPTGSTTGGAECAGVRFRWPGRISTTDAKVYCLIQAVFGCLPIHDHSLHQEAAKMITLGARICRCIIGLLNANRNRFHGDRAAGSFRALASACTLAQCFEVKLWENSPLVSRQLRGIGPRLAQHLADRGKCTFRAIRSSDPRELECIVKKQPPFGNELIGLASELPEFAIELTKTMLEGEQQPRNEIVCTVQQRNGQYLARGTPPIEFSLLVGDSSNQLLLYEAGLSTDRIPAVGGKCWTIQLPDATVESIQAHLICCEWAGLDGHHTLALVGDREIIATKQTTITSFFPSETANDTLHSMKDMSFQGPPVIDTLHSMKDMNFPEPAALDTSRWNSTSVMERSYLLATSNGTY; encoded by the exons ATGGAACATACGGTGCATCGTAGCAACAGTGCCGGTTTCTCGGTAACCGATTTACCACCAACGGTACGAGCAGCATTCGCGAACCTTCGATCTTTTAACAAAATCCAGCAAACCGTTGCTCCGACGATCCTGCAAACGGACGATTCGCTGGTGGTGAACGCACCAACAGGATCCGGCAAAACGGTCATCCTTGAGTTGGCAATCGCCAAGCTAGCGATGCAATCTGGTGGCCAACGTGCCACCTTCCGTATCATCTACCTGGCCCCAACGCGATCACTGTGCGCCGAGAAGTACACCGATTGGAAGGGCCGCCTAGCACCGCTCGGTATCGAGTGCATCCAGTACGACGGTGATAACGTAGTGGAGGACATACGCAAACTCAGCAACTATCAGCTCATCCTTAGCACGCCGGAGAAATGGGAAGTGTTTACGCGGCACTGGGCCGACCGGAATGCAGCAACGGTGCTGCGTCCCATCAAGCTGTTCCTGATCGACGAAGTGCAGGTGATCGAGGATAGTGAACGTGGCGCTAATCTGGAGCTGGTAGTAGCCCGCATGAAGTACATTGACGCACGTTTGCACGGCCAGACGGACGGGACGGGGCCCACCTTGGGTGAGCCAGCATCATCCGTTACCTCGATTCGTTTCATTGCCGTATCCGCTTGCATTCCAAATGTCGATGATTTTGCCCGGTGGCTGCAGAACGATCGTAAGGTGGTGCCTTTCAGCTTTGCCGAGACGGATCGCCAGACAACGCTCGAACGGCACGTACTCGGCTATCCGTTCCACTCGAGTCCGTTCAAGTTCGAGCTGAACCTCAATTACAAGCTGGTGGACATTATCGCCCAGTATTCGTGCTCCAAACCGACGCTCATATTCTGTTCCTCGCGCAAGAGTGCCGAAACGACGGCCAGCTACCTAGCACGCACTCCAGGCCAGTCGCTGACATTACCATCGGCCGCGGTTCTACGGGAGATTGGCTCCGGGCTGGTGGGTAAACAGTTGCAGGAACTCATCGGCAAAGGGGTGGCCTACCACCATGCCGGACTGTTGGCAAGTGATCGAATCCGGATCGAGAGCAGCTTCCGCGAGGGACACATCGGAGTGCTCTGCTGTACGAGTACGCTCTGTATGGGTGTGAACCTGCCGGCCtatctcgtcatcatcaaggCCACCTTCAATCATATGGGCAAGGATTACGCGAACAACTACCTGCTCCAGATGATGGGCCGTGCGGGACGCTCCCAGTACAACGAGCACGGTGTCGCCGTTGTCATGACAACGGAAGCCAACGTTGAACGCTACCGGAAGCTGGTGAGCGATACGCTGCCGATCGAGTCTCAGCTGCACCAGAAGCTACCGGAACTGCTCAACTCCGAGATAGCGCACGGGATCATCTACGATCGGGCGGCCGTCCGGGAGTGGATCCGTTCGACGTTCTTCTACGTCCGGGCCCAGACTAACCCGGGCCACTATCAACTATCGGCCGGTCCGGTTTACGATATGAACGATCAGATCGAACGGCTGTGCGAAACCACCCTGGAGTCACTGCAGACCAGTGGATTGATCGTAGCGAATCGTTCGGCCATCCTGCAACCAGCCCCATCCGGCCGGTTGATGGCGCGCAATCATCTTTCCTTCAAAACcatgcaactgctgctggccgagaTGGTGGGCGATGAGACGGTGGCGAAGATGCTGTCGCTGATTGCCCGGGCCGACGAGTTCAGTGCGTTCAAGTGTCGGAACAACGAGAAGCGGCTCCTGAATGCACTCAACACGCCGACCGGATCGACGACCGGCGGTGCGGAGTGTGCTGGcgttcggttccggtggccggGACGCATCAGCACAACCGATGCCAAGGTGTACTGTCTGATACAGGCCGTGTTCGGCTGTTTACCCATCCACGACCACAGTCTGCACCAGGAAGCGGCCAAGATGATCACTCTCGGAGCGCGCATCTGCCGGTGTATCATCGGATTGCTGAACGCAAATCGGAACCGCTTCCACGGTGACCGTGCTGCCGGAAGTTTCCGTGCCCTCGCCAGTGCCTGCACGTTGGCACAATGTTTCGAGGTGAAACTGTGGGAAAACAGTCCGCTCGTCTCGCGCCAGCTACGTGGAATAGGACCCCGGTTGGCGCAGCATCTTGCCGATCGAGGAAAGTGCACGTTCCGTGCCATTCGAAGCTCGGACCCGCGAGAACTGGAGTGCATCGTTAAGAAGCAACCACCGTTCGGGAATGAGCTGATCGGATTGGCCAGCGAATTGCCCGAGTTCGCCATCGAGCTGACGAAAACGATGTTGgaaggggagcagcagccacggaaTGAGATCGTCTGCACGGTACAGCAGCGGAACGGTCAATATCTGGCCAGGGGAACTCCTCCAATTGAGTTCAGTCTTCTTGTTGGAGATTCAAGCAACCAGCTGTTACTGTATGAAGCGGGATTGTCCACCGATAGGATACCAGCGGTGGGAGGAAAATGTTGGACAATTCAGCTTCCGGATGCCACAGTGGAATCGATCCAGGCTCATCTCATCTGTTGCGAGTGGGCTGGACTGGATGGTCATCATacgttggcgttggttggCGATCGTGAGATCATCGCAACGAAGCAAACCACCATTACCAGCTTCTTCCCGAGTGAAACGGCCAATGACACGCTGCATTCCATGAAGGATATGAGCTTCCAGGGACCGCCTGTTATCGATACGCTACATTCCATGAAGGACATGAACTTCCCGGAACCGGCTGCTCTCGATACCTCGCGCTGGAACAGCACATCCGTGATGGAGCGCTCCTATCTGTTGGCCACTTCGAATGGCACCT ACTAG